The following DNA comes from Chthoniobacterales bacterium.
CCGCGCGGAGTGATCTGGAGGCATTGCAAACCGAGGAGAGATTCCTCGATGGCGAGGGACATTTCCTTATCGAAGAGGTCGAAGTTCAGCTTCTCGTTGGGCGGAAGTTTCTCGCGGTCGATGTCGGTGAGTTTTTTGAGGTAACTTTGATACTTCTCACGCCGGGCGTCGAAGTCGGCGAGGGCGAGTTTGTCCCATTCGGAAGCGTGGCGGCGGTCGCCGAGATAGGAGGCTTCGACGGGCGATTGCTCCATGCGAAAAGCCCAGGCTTCGTCGAAGAGCGCGTGCAAACTGTCGGTCGGAGTTGCATTCGATTGTGCGGAAACGGGCAGCAGCCAGCAGCCGGTGAGAAGCGCGAAACGGAGAAGAAAACGAGCGTTGAACACAGCGGAATGCTGGCCAGTTCAGAAAAAAGCGCAACTTTTCTAATGTAAAACTTGACACCGATACGGGAAATCCCCTACAAGCCCTGTCGCATGACCAAAGGGGACTCGCAGGGCACACTCGGTAATCACTATGGGCGCAGCCGGAATAACTGGCTCTCCACTCGACGAAAGATGTCTCCCAAGTGGTCGCGACCGGCTTTGAGTGCATTTAGTCTGGCCGTTTTTGCGGCCTTGCATCCGACTTTTTCCCAAGCCGCCGAGGAAGCCTGGCCAGAAACCACGCCGATGCCCACCGCGCGTCCAATCGAGGCTGCCGCACCGCTCGCGCCAGATGCCATCAACAATGCAGCCGCAGCCATCGACGTCGAGGAGCCGCCCGCGCCCGGCGAAGGTCCAGCAGCCACGAGTGAGATCGACACCATTGCCATCGGCAGCGGAGGCGCCCCGAATTTTTGGAAGCCGGAGATTCATGCGGGTGTGACGGCGAGCGTGGTCTTCGATGACAATATTTTCATCACCCACGAGAATGAGGTCTCGGATACGATTTTTGTGACTTCCGCCCGGATGACGCTGGCCTTTGGCAATGTGGAATCCTGGGCGTCGCGCTTCATCGACACCACAGCCCGCGCACTGGATGCAGAGGATGAGGGAACGGAAAATCTGATCGCGCTGACCTATGCGCCGACAGCCAGTTTCTTTGCGGACAATAATACCCTGAATTCCGTTGATCACGATGTGGCTGGCACGGTGCGCTGGACTTTCAATAAACTCAGAGTCGCCTTCGACGGCCGGTTTCAGACTCTGTCCGATCCCGATGAGGATTTGGGCCGCCGCGCGGATCGTCAGGTCACCAACCTTCATCTGACTGGCATCTATGATTGGAGCGAAAAAACGCGCGTCCAGTTGGAAGGCACCTGGGTCAACCGCGATTACAACGTGGGCAACGACTCCTCGCAGGCGGAGGCGAACGGTTATTTCCTCTTCGACGTGACACCGAAAACTACGATTGGCTTTGGCTTTGGTGCGGGCGAGCTGGAGCAGGATCAAAATCCGAACCAGACATACGAACGAGCCGTGGCCAGATTCCGCTATAACTCCTATTCCAAGCTGACGCTCAGTCTGGTGGGTGGTGTGGAGTTGCGGCAAACTGACGGCGGTGACGACGTCTCCACCGGGGTGTTTCAAGTGGACATTGGTTATACTCCGACGGACAGCACCGGATTTTTTCTGACAGCGTCGCGGCGCATCGAACCTTCTGCCAATGTCCTCACACAAGGTATCGAGCGGACTACGTTTGGGTTGATTTACAATCAGAGATTGCTGCAGAAACTCAGTCTGAGCACGAACTTGGAATACACGCTGGCCGATTATACGACCTCCGGTGCGGTTGCCAACGAAAGCCGCAGCGACGATCTCTGGAGATTTTCAATGACTCTCACCTTTGAGGTGACTCAGAACGGATTCGTCCGCCTCGGCTACGCCTATCGGGAAAATGATTCTTCTCGTGAGGTAGTTAGCTATAAGTCAAATCAAGTAATCTTGTCTGCCACAGTCCTTTTCTAAGGGGCAATGATTGTGTTCAATAAACACCAACCTGTAATCTCCTTCGATTTGACTGCTTTTTTTTTACCAGTCATTAACGGTGTGTGAGCCTTCTTTGGAGTTATTTTAGAGAATGATTACCGTCATTGACGGATTGGTCTAAATATTGCTGAGTGGTAGCGCTTGCAGCTACCTGCTCTTCTGAGAGTTTCCCCCCGGAAATAAGATTGCCGACAAACTTATATTCCATACCCATCGCTTATGCATCGTCCACTACCCAAACTTTTTAGCCGCCTCGTGGTGCTTGGCGCGTCACTCCTCATATTTCTGAGTCAGGCAGACGCCCAGACTGCGAAGAGTTCCACATCCGACTCCAAGTCCCCCGGGCTTTCCACGCCGCTCTCGCCGGAAGACATCATCCAAGTCGATGTTTTTCAAGAAGCCGATCTGCAAACCAAGGCCCGCATTTCTCAAGCTGGCACGATCACGTTTCCCTTGATCGGTGAGGTGAAGATCGCCGGGATGAGCCCCGAAAATGCGGCTCTACTGATTCGCAACCAACTAGCCAAGGATTACATCGTCAATCCACAGGTTACCGTCACCGTCACCGAATACGCCAAGCGCCGTTTCACCGTTCTAGGACAGGTGCAGAAGCCCGGCGCCTACGAAATGCCCGACCGCGACCAAGTGAGCCTGCTGCAAGCCATCGGCACAGCGGGTGGTTATACGCGCATCGCAGACGCAGGCGACATCCGGGTGAAGCGCACCATCGACGGCAAGGACACCATTTATAAATTGAACGCCAAAAACATCGCCAGCGGCAAGGATCCCAATGGATTCATCATTCAGAGCGGCGACATCATCACAGTGGGGGAAAGTGTATTTTAATTATGAGATCTGACGATTCCAACAACTTCGAAGATAGCAACGACGATTCTTCAGCCATCGACCTCTCGGGTCTGCTCCACACCCTGCGCCGCAAGTGGTGGATGATCTTGGGCAGCGTGCTCATCACTGTCGGCTTGGGCTGTCTTTACATCATTCGCACCCCCAAGACTTACGAGTCGGCGACCATAGTCCAGATCGAGCAATCCTCCACCAAGGTGATGAACAACATCCAGGATCTCAATGCGGAGGATTTGAAAACACAGGAAGTCCTCAAAACAATCGAGCAAAACTTGGTGGGCACCCAAGTTTTAATCAATCTGATCGACCGCTTGAAGCTGACTCCCGAGCAAATCGGGATGAAACCCCAGGCTGATGAACCTATCTCGCAACCCGAGTTTCTTGGAGCCCTCCAGAACGCTGTCAATGCAAAGCTGGTCCGAGGAACGCGGCTCATTACTGTCACAGCTCAAAACACCGACCCGCTGCTCGCCCAAAAGATGGCCGACGCACTGGTCGCCGAGTATATCCGGACGGACGCCGCGCAAAAGCTCGGTGTAGCTGGCGAGGCCAACAGCTTTTTGCTCGAGGAATCCGGACGCCTCAAGCAAGCTCTAACCGAGGCGGAGGAAGCCGCGCAAAATTTCAAAGACAGCCACCCCGGCGTGGCTTTGGACGACAGCCAAACCTTTATTGACTCGAAACTTCTCGCGCTCACACAAAGGGTCAACGACACACGCTCCCAGCGCATTGACTTAGAGTCTGATGCCACTCAGATCAAAAAGTTTAAGGACACCATGTCCGGCGAGGATCTCTATTATGCCTTGCTCGGTGTGAAAAGCATCAAGAACTCGCCCGCCGTCTTGCAGCTTCAACAGGCCATCGCCGAGGAAGAAGCCACCTTCGCCACCGTCAAACAGCGTTATTTGCCCAAGCATCCGAAGTATCTGGAAGGCCAGGGCCGCCTGGAAAAACTTCGCAGTTCCTTAAACCAAGCCATTTTGCAGGCGACTGACGCTCAAGCCACCGCCGTGGAGTCCGCCAGAGAATCGGAAAAAGCCTCGCTCCAGATCATGGAAGAGCAGAACAAAGTGAAGCTGGCCAACGACCGGCTCATGATTCCCTACAACAGCCTGTATCGGGAAGTCATGCGCAACCAAAACCTCTACGACGCAGTCCAGCAGCGGCTCAAGGAAACCGCCCTCACCACCGGTATGGACGATAATAAATTGCGCATCGTCACGCCGGCCTCCCTGCCCTACCAGCCAGTCAAACCAAAGTCCGCCCTGGTTATCGCCGGTGCCATCTTCGGAGGATTCCTCCTCGGCTTGTGCTTCTGCTTCGCCTTCTCCTTGGCTGACACCTCGCTGAAAACTCTTGATCAAGCGGAGACGGCGCTCGGCATCAATGCCGTGGGAGCCATTCCGCTCGGCAGCAAAGCTGAGGCAGAAAAACGAGGGCTCTCGGTGACGCTAACTCCCAACAGCGCGTTGGCAGAAGCGTTCCGAACCTTGCGAACTGCGATTAGCTTGCTGGGGTCGGAAAAGGATCTACGCAGCTTTCTTTTCACCAGCGGCGTGCCCGGCGAGGGAAAAAGTTTTTGTTCGGTAAACTATGCCATTTCTCTCGCTCAACTGGGTCGGAAAACCCTCCTTGTCGATGCCGATTTGCGACTGCCCGTTATCGAACCGCTCTTCTTTGAGGAAGCCAAGGAAAAAGGTTTGTCCGGCCTCCTCGAAGGCATCTACAAGCTGGAAGACTGCACTTATGCCACCAACATCCCCAACCTCTATGTTCTGCCCTCCGGGAAACGCGCCCAAAACCCGGCCGAGTTGCTGGCTAACAGCAGCGTCCCCGCTCTAGTCAAAAAAATCCTCGGGCAGTTTGATCGCGTGGTTTTTGACAGTGCTCCTGTGCATGCCGTAAGCGACACCCTTCTCATAGCCCAGCACGTCAACGTAGTCTGTCTCGTGGTCCATTCGGGTAAGACTCCGCTCAAAGTCGTGCAGCGCGCCATTCAGAAACTGTCTGATGCCAACGCTCGTCCGGCGGGATTCATCCTTAACCGCCTGCCTCAAAACAGCGGTGGCTACTACTATCATTATTCTGGCGGCACCTATGGCGACAAAGTCTATGGCGGCCCCGATGCCTACGCCTCCACTCCGACGGCTCGTCCAGAAACACCACGAAAGAAATCATCTGTAAAAAATACTCCGGCCCCCGCTGAGACTGCTCCCGTTGTCCCGGTTCCAGCACCCGTAGTCGATAACCCGGTGGCAGTCCATGCGGCCCCTGAAGAAATTCCATCCTCTGTTGAATCCTCCACACCGGAATCCGCATTTGTCGCCATCGAAGACTCGGAAGCTAATAACGCAAAGCCAGTTTCATCCAGTTCGCAGGAAACCTGAGCAGTTTTAGTTGTCACATCTACATACAATGAAAACTGCCCTTATTACCGGTATCACAGGCCAGGATGGTTCCTACCTCGCCGAGCAACTACTAGCCAAAGGCTACGAAGTTCACGGCATGATTCGTCGTTCCAGCAGCTTCAATACGGGCCGCATCGACCATCTCTATCGCGATCCAGAAATCATGGATCAGAAACTTTTTCTGCACCACGGCGACCTGACCGACTCCAGTAACCTCAACCGACTCCTGGAAAAAATCGGCCCCGATGAAATCTACAATCTTGGCGCACAAAGCCACGTTAAAGTCTCCTTCGATGTCCCTGAATACACTGGCGAAGTGGACGGCATGGGCACCTTGCGCTTTCTCGATGCCATCAAAGAAGTCGGCCTGAAAGACAAAGTTCGCTTTTATCAGGCGTCCACGAGTGAGCTTTACGGCTTGGTCCAGGAAGTTCCGCAGACGGAAAAAACTCCCTTCTACCCACGTTCTCCTTACGCTGTCGCCAAACTTTACGGCTACTGGATCATCGTTAATTACCGCGAAGCCTACGGCATCCACGCGTCCAACGGGATCCTCTTTAACCACGAGTCCCCGAGACGCGGAGAAACCTTCGTCACCCGCAAAATCACCCGCGCCGCTGGCCGGATTAAGGAAGGTTTGGAAGATTGCCTTGTTATGGGCAATATCGACTCCAAACGCGACTGGGGTTTTGCCCCCGAATACACGGACGCCATGTGGCGCATCCTCCAGCAGGAATCGCCAGACGACTATGTCTGCGCCACCAACGAAACCCATACCGTCCGCGAATTTATCGACCTCACTTTCAAACACCTCGGCATGGAACTTGAATTCAAAGGCTCCGGAGTGGAGGAAGTTGGCGTTGAGAAAGCCACTGGCAAAATCCGCCTCAAGATCGATCCCCGCTACTTCCGTCCAACTGAGGTGGAGTTGCTGATTGGCGATTACTCAAAATCCTACAAAGCCTTTGGCTGGGAGCCAACCACGAGGTTTGCCAAACTGGTGGAAATCATGGCCGACGCCGATTGGAAACTGGCTCAGCATGAGAAAGCCAGCAGACTGCCCTAACTCCACCACCGGGGCTGAGAGGAAGCGGGGACACATCACTATTTTTCCAAAATAAATGTTCACACTTCAGAGCCCCGGCGGCAGTGATTTATCCAAACTGATCCATCGTATCCGCCATCTGACCGCCCGTCATGGTGCGGGCTCCCTGGAGCAAATCTTGGTGGCGGTTTTGAACTTTGGCATTGTCATTGTCACCGGTCGTCTGCTCGCTCCTTCCTCGTTCGCGATTTTCGTCGTTATCATGTCCTCCCTAAGCTTGGCGTTTGGGTTGGTCAGCGCTGTCGTGAGCGCGCCGGTTTTGGTTCTTTACCGTAAACGCTATCACTCCGCCAAACGAAGTTACCTTGGCAAACTGGAACTCTTGAATGTGGGCGTGAGCGTGGCCGTGGGACTGGTTTGCTTGGCCATAGCATTTTGGGTGGAGCGACGTATTTCCAGCAGCGATCTGGTTTACTCCCTGCTCATGCTGACGGCTTGGTCCTCCTATGAATTGCGCCGGAAGATTGCCTACGCTTTGGGCGAGGCACCGGTATTGCTTCTTTGTTCCGCCCTTGTCCTGCTGTCAGCTGTGATCTCGCTGGGTGTCACAGTGTTTCTCGGCGTCGCTTCGGAAGGTGCAGTGCTTCTCTGTCTGGCACTCTCCTACCTTCTGGGAATTCTCTTTTTTAAATTGCTGACCCCGCGTTCCGATACGACATCCAAAGTTCCCTTCCAAGTTTTGCTGCGTGATCACTGGCGTTTCTCCCACTCCCTTTTCAGTGGGCTGCTGCTCTACTGGGTAGCTTCGCAGGGATATTTTCTGGTTGCTGCCCGGCTCTTGCCCGACGCAACGTTGGGTGGGGTGAGGACCGCTCAGAATATGGCGGGGCTGATAACCACAGCCTTGTTGATGTTTGAAAACCAAGCCACTCCCATGGCGGCAACGCTGGCCCACGAGGGCGGCGACGAAGCCGTGCGGTCTTGGGTTCGCCAGCTTTTCGACAAAGGAACCTGGCCTTTTCTGGCATTCGTCATCCTCGCTTCGTTGGGAGCATTTGGCCTGCACCACTTTCTCTATCTCAAAACCTATTCCCAGTTTTCCTGGCTCGCCTTTATTTTTGCCTTTCACCAGTTTCTGCTCGGCCTGAACCGGCCATATGCCGTGGGCTTGAAAGCCATCGAAAAAACGACTCCCATTTTTTGGGGACATTGTGCCGGTGCCGCGCTCATGGTGCTGGGCAGTTGGATTTTGATCACATATCTAGGGGCCCTCGGAGTGGCGATTGGCTTTGTGCTGTCCGCCTCCGCCCTGCTGCTGGTCCTGCATCTTAACTTTTGGAGGCTGACTCAATGAACCGCCCGTTGCGCATTACTATCGTCAACGCCTACTCCGTGCAAAACCGGGGCGATGCCGCCATCGTTTATGCGATGGTGCGTTTTGTCCGCAACTTGGCTCCAAACTGCCAGATCAGCATTCTCTCCTCGTTTGCGGAGGAAAATCGAGAATACTATCAAGCCTGCGGAGCAGAGTCACTGCCTGCCATTTTCGATATCGGAGGCAAGGGATCGCCCATCAAGAAATACTTGCGCTTCATGGGAGTTGCATTGCAATCGCTCCTGCAACCGCAGGGGAAAAAATTTGCACCAATCCGAGAGGCAGACTGGATCCTTGCAGCGGGCGGAGGCTACCTTTATTCGTCGCGCCGTGGGCCACTGGGTCTGGGCTTGCTGGGGAATTGCTTTCACATCTGGCTAGGCACTCGGTTTAAGAAACTCACCGTTTTATTTCCCCAGAGCGTGGGACCGCTTTTGCATGGGGCCGACCGGTGGCTGTGCAGGATCGCTTTGCGACGGCTAGCGCTGGTCTGTTGCCGGGAACGAGTCAGCTTGGAGCAGGCTTTGGAAATGAAAATCGGGAATGCCCGGCTCGTTCCGGACATCGCATTCCTGCTGGCGGATCACCAAGTGAGGAAGGCAACCTCGTTTTCCCCGAAAAAAATCGGTATTTCTGTGCTGGACTGGCGCTTCGCAAACCGGGCTGCTGATGAAGAAGCCATTGAATATTATCTCGAGAAAATCAAGCAAGTGGTCTGCGATTTTCATGCGGCAGACCCCGATGTGCAGGTCGAGATTTTTCCCCAAGTCACAGTTGGCAAAGGCTTGGGCGACCAATCTGTGTCGGCACGGCTCTGCGAGTTGATTGGCGCACCTTGGGCTCGTGTGACCAATCTGGATGACTGCGCCTACCCGGAAGCCATTATGGCCGAATATGCGCGCATGGACGTTTTCATTGGAAGCAGAATGCACTCGGCCATTCTGGCGATGTGCGCCGGCACCCCCACCGTTGCATTGGCCTATCAACCGAAAACACAGGGCACTTTCGAGGCGATTGGTCTGGGGCAGTTTAGTCTCGACATCACAGATTTTACCACACAGAGCCTCGCGGACGCGGTCAAATCAGCCGCCGGGCAAGGCGAGGAAATCCGAGGTGCCGTCCAAGCCGCCCAGCTGGAGATCAGTGAGAAACTGCGCGCACTCTTTCAAGAAAAAGTGATCGCATGATAGCACGCAGCCTTCTCATCATAACGGTTCTGGCCCTCGCGTCATTTGGACTGGCTCTCGCCTCGGTGTTTCAGTTGGGCGACCCTGCGTTTGAGGCAGTTCTGGCCATTTTCTTCTTCATTATCGCAGCTGTCATCTCAGTCTTCAGCTTGGAAACACGCCGAAATCGCGGCGATTTGTTTCACCCCTGCTATATCTTGCTGGGAGCGTCGTTTTTCCACTTTGTTGGGCCATCGATTTACAATTATCGCCAGGATTTTTATCCCACGCAGACCCTTGGCCCGTATTTGCTGGCTCACTTCGTGGTCATGCTGGGGTTGTTTTGTATTCTGGCCGGTTTTTTTCTCACACCCGTTCCCAAACGCTGGTCGGTCATTAGTTCAAACCGTTTCAAGTCGCCTGCTACTCGCCTTGTCTCCATGGTCGGTGTCGTTGCACTGCTCGCGGCGAGTCTGGGAGCCTCCCTGTATCTCATCAAGCAAGAAGGAGGGCTTGGTAATTACATGAGTCGTTTGGGGCTTCGGATGGAACTCTTCGAAGGTCAGGGTTTCTTGCTTTCCGTCACCTTGATCTCGATCAGCGCCGCGATTCTGTCCTATGTCCAGCTTTGCATCACTCCGACGCTCGTAATCCGGGTCTTGTTTGCCATCTCGCTGGTGGCGTCGGGATTTACGGCCATCCTCTCTGGAAGCCGGGCTAATCTGGTGGTCTTGATCTTGATTTTGCTGATCATCCGGCACCGGGTCGTCAAGCCCATCAAACTGCTGACAGGTGGCATCATCTTCGTCCTCCTCATCGTGGTGGTTTTCGGTTACATCGCATTGATTCGCCAAAAGACCGTCCAGTCTGATCTGGAGGACTCCGAGGGTGCGCGGGGAAAATTGTCCTTTGTCTATAACACCCTTTTTGGCAAAGGCACATTTGTGGAGTTGAACAGCGTGGCTAGAACTCTCGAAGGTGTGCCGGATGATCTGCCCTACCAGATGGGTGCCAGCTATCTCTCGGTGTTAACATTTCCTATTCCGAGGGCCATTCTTCCAGGAAAACTGGCCGGCACGAGCGAACTCTACACGCGCGTGTTGCGACCGGAAATTTGGGCGGCGGGTCGGGGTGACCGGGTGACTTTTTTTGGTGAGACAATCATTAACTTTGGGATTCTCGGGGTGGTCTTTGGCAGCACCCTTTTGGGGGCTCTCGCCCGGCAGGTATATGTCAGGTGCAACCGGCAGATCGACAATCCTTACCATTCGGCCTTTTACGCTTATTTCGTTCTCTGGTTGATGATCGTGATCCGAGGCGATACCGCCATCGCCACGTGGTCTGTCCTCCGCATCTCGCTTCCGGCACTTCTCCTTTACCAGATCATCGTCCGCCTCTCCGGGCGAAGCACTGGGGGCCAGGGCAAACTCAGGGAAACACAAACTGCACGGACATGAAAAGCGTGCTTTTTGTCGCATCTTTTCCACCTCCATTCACAGGGGAGGCGGTCTGCACCCGGCTTTATTATGCCCTGGCTGGGCGGCAATCCAAGGTGGATGCCGTGAATATCTCGCACGGTTCCGGGGTGCCACGCAAGACGGGCAGCTTTGCATGGAGCCGCTTTCGACAAATCTTTGGGAGTCATAGCGAGGTGCGAAAAAAAATCGCCGCGCAGCCCTACGACATCCTGTATTTCGTGCCTGGCGCGACGCCACTCGGGCAGATCAAGGACTGGCTGCTCCTTCTCCCGCTCTCGAAAAATCGCATCGGCGAAATCGTGGCACACATTCATAATGGCAACTTCGCGAAAGTTCTTCGCAGACCTTTGCTCGGCATGATTTCCCGACTGATCTTTCGCAGGATCGATCGCTTCATCCTCCTCAACCAGGCGGCAAGCCGGGAATTGTCTCCCTCTCTTCCCGGCCACAAACTTCATGTGGTTCCCAACACTATCGACGAGGCGATGCTTTTCACAGAGGAGGCTGTGGCATCCCGCATCGAAGAGCGGCTGGGCCGATCCGTCTGGCAGATTTATTACATCAGTAACATGATCCGGGAAAAAGGTTACCCGGAGCTTGCGGAGGCGGCTGCCATATTGGCCCGGACGCCGACCTTTTCTTTTCACCTCCATTACATTGGCGGATGGCCGGCTCATGCCAGCATCGAGGAATTCCGGCAAAAACTTCAGGAGCTAAAGCTTGAGAGCCACGTCACCATTCATGGTCCGATTCAGGATCGGGATATTTTGCGGACTCATCTGGAGAAGGCCGACATTCTGGCCCTGCCCACCTACTATCCGCGGGAGGCGCAGCCCATGTGCTTGCTGGAAGCAGCCAATGCGGGGGTTCCGCTCGTTAGCACCCGCCACGCGGGGATTCCAGAGATCGTCGAGGAAGGTTACAACGGATTTCTCGTCCAGCCGCGTGATCCCGCCTCTCTTGCGGAAGCCATCCGCAAAGTCTGTTCAGAGGGTGCCTGGCGCACCTTGGCTGAGAATTCCCGCCGGCTGTTTCTTGAGCGTTATTCTCCTGCCACCAATGCCGCTGCTTTTAGGAAGGGGCTTTATGGATTGGACTAGCTATGCTCTCCCCATCATCTCCGCGCCCTGTTTGGCGTGTTTTTTTTGCAGTCCCCTGTTAGCGGCAGGAGAAATAGTGGCACCGGCAGAATCGTCTAGTTTCATCATTCGTGTCGGACCCGAGGGGAGTGATCGCGCCGATGGGAGTACCGCCGACCCACTCCTCACCTTGGAGGCGGCGAAAGAAAAAATCCGCTCCCTTTTGTCCAGCGAACATCCTCCAGCACGGATAACGGTCAAACTCGAGCCTGGCGAATATCGATTGCAGACGCCTTTTATTTTGGAGGCCGACGTTTTGGGATCTGCCACACATTCCATCGAATGGATCGGGGATGAAACCCATCGCCCAGTCCTCACCGGCGGAGTTAGATTACAGGAATGGACGGCGGCGTCCGATGGCTACTGGCACTGCTCGGTACCTGGAGGGCTCCCCGTCCGGCAGCTCTATCAGCAGGATTGTTCACTCCCAAGAGCGGGTTACGCAAAACTTTCCAAAGCGCAATTATCCTGGAAAAAATTTCCTCTCCAGGAGACGGACACAGGCGAAATTCTGGTAAAAAACGTGTCCTTGGAAGGCGTGCGCCCCGAGGATCGCCTGGAACTGCTCTGGATGGACGACTTTCGCGCCCACTGGATACCTGTTGCCGTCATGCCCGGTGGGACCGGCCTTTTTCCTCAGCCGGGTCCAATCTCCATCGCCATTGGAAATAACAAAAGAAAAGCCGGACGGTTCAGCGCTGGCTCCCGACTGGAAAATGCCCTCGGCATGATCAGCCCTGGGGAATGGTATTTCTCCCCGGCACAGGCAGCCATTATTTATGCCCCCAAACCTGGGGAAAAAATCGAAACCTTCCGCCCCGAGATTCCTGTTTCAGCAGCGCTCCTCATCATTCAGGGCA
Coding sequences within:
- a CDS encoding outer membrane beta-barrel protein, with protein sequence MTKGDSQGTLGNHYGRSRNNWLSTRRKMSPKWSRPALSAFSLAVFAALHPTFSQAAEEAWPETTPMPTARPIEAAAPLAPDAINNAAAAIDVEEPPAPGEGPAATSEIDTIAIGSGGAPNFWKPEIHAGVTASVVFDDNIFITHENEVSDTIFVTSARMTLAFGNVESWASRFIDTTARALDAEDEGTENLIALTYAPTASFFADNNTLNSVDHDVAGTVRWTFNKLRVAFDGRFQTLSDPDEDLGRRADRQVTNLHLTGIYDWSEKTRVQLEGTWVNRDYNVGNDSSQAEANGYFLFDVTPKTTIGFGFGAGELEQDQNPNQTYERAVARFRYNSYSKLTLSLVGGVELRQTDGGDDVSTGVFQVDIGYTPTDSTGFFLTASRRIEPSANVLTQGIERTTFGLIYNQRLLQKLSLSTNLEYTLADYTTSGAVANESRSDDLWRFSMTLTFEVTQNGFVRLGYAYRENDSSREVVSYKSNQVILSATVLF
- a CDS encoding polysaccharide biosynthesis/export family protein, with translation MHRPLPKLFSRLVVLGASLLIFLSQADAQTAKSSTSDSKSPGLSTPLSPEDIIQVDVFQEADLQTKARISQAGTITFPLIGEVKIAGMSPENAALLIRNQLAKDYIVNPQVTVTVTEYAKRRFTVLGQVQKPGAYEMPDRDQVSLLQAIGTAGGYTRIADAGDIRVKRTIDGKDTIYKLNAKNIASGKDPNGFIIQSGDIITVGESVF
- a CDS encoding polysaccharide biosynthesis tyrosine autokinase gives rise to the protein MRSDDSNNFEDSNDDSSAIDLSGLLHTLRRKWWMILGSVLITVGLGCLYIIRTPKTYESATIVQIEQSSTKVMNNIQDLNAEDLKTQEVLKTIEQNLVGTQVLINLIDRLKLTPEQIGMKPQADEPISQPEFLGALQNAVNAKLVRGTRLITVTAQNTDPLLAQKMADALVAEYIRTDAAQKLGVAGEANSFLLEESGRLKQALTEAEEAAQNFKDSHPGVALDDSQTFIDSKLLALTQRVNDTRSQRIDLESDATQIKKFKDTMSGEDLYYALLGVKSIKNSPAVLQLQQAIAEEEATFATVKQRYLPKHPKYLEGQGRLEKLRSSLNQAILQATDAQATAVESARESEKASLQIMEEQNKVKLANDRLMIPYNSLYREVMRNQNLYDAVQQRLKETALTTGMDDNKLRIVTPASLPYQPVKPKSALVIAGAIFGGFLLGLCFCFAFSLADTSLKTLDQAETALGINAVGAIPLGSKAEAEKRGLSVTLTPNSALAEAFRTLRTAISLLGSEKDLRSFLFTSGVPGEGKSFCSVNYAISLAQLGRKTLLVDADLRLPVIEPLFFEEAKEKGLSGLLEGIYKLEDCTYATNIPNLYVLPSGKRAQNPAELLANSSVPALVKKILGQFDRVVFDSAPVHAVSDTLLIAQHVNVVCLVVHSGKTPLKVVQRAIQKLSDANARPAGFILNRLPQNSGGYYYHYSGGTYGDKVYGGPDAYASTPTARPETPRKKSSVKNTPAPAETAPVVPVPAPVVDNPVAVHAAPEEIPSSVESSTPESAFVAIEDSEANNAKPVSSSSQET
- the gmd gene encoding GDP-mannose 4,6-dehydratase; the protein is MKTALITGITGQDGSYLAEQLLAKGYEVHGMIRRSSSFNTGRIDHLYRDPEIMDQKLFLHHGDLTDSSNLNRLLEKIGPDEIYNLGAQSHVKVSFDVPEYTGEVDGMGTLRFLDAIKEVGLKDKVRFYQASTSELYGLVQEVPQTEKTPFYPRSPYAVAKLYGYWIIVNYREAYGIHASNGILFNHESPRRGETFVTRKITRAAGRIKEGLEDCLVMGNIDSKRDWGFAPEYTDAMWRILQQESPDDYVCATNETHTVREFIDLTFKHLGMELEFKGSGVEEVGVEKATGKIRLKIDPRYFRPTEVELLIGDYSKSYKAFGWEPTTRFAKLVEIMADADWKLAQHEKASRLP
- a CDS encoding polysaccharide pyruvyl transferase family protein, whose product is MNRPLRITIVNAYSVQNRGDAAIVYAMVRFVRNLAPNCQISILSSFAEENREYYQACGAESLPAIFDIGGKGSPIKKYLRFMGVALQSLLQPQGKKFAPIREADWILAAGGGYLYSSRRGPLGLGLLGNCFHIWLGTRFKKLTVLFPQSVGPLLHGADRWLCRIALRRLALVCCRERVSLEQALEMKIGNARLVPDIAFLLADHQVRKATSFSPKKIGISVLDWRFANRAADEEAIEYYLEKIKQVVCDFHAADPDVQVEIFPQVTVGKGLGDQSVSARLCELIGAPWARVTNLDDCAYPEAIMAEYARMDVFIGSRMHSAILAMCAGTPTVALAYQPKTQGTFEAIGLGQFSLDITDFTTQSLADAVKSAAGQGEEIRGAVQAAQLEISEKLRALFQEKVIA
- a CDS encoding O-antigen polymerase, with translation MIARSLLIITVLALASFGLALASVFQLGDPAFEAVLAIFFFIIAAVISVFSLETRRNRGDLFHPCYILLGASFFHFVGPSIYNYRQDFYPTQTLGPYLLAHFVVMLGLFCILAGFFLTPVPKRWSVISSNRFKSPATRLVSMVGVVALLAASLGASLYLIKQEGGLGNYMSRLGLRMELFEGQGFLLSVTLISISAAILSYVQLCITPTLVIRVLFAISLVASGFTAILSGSRANLVVLILILLIIRHRVVKPIKLLTGGIIFVLLIVVVFGYIALIRQKTVQSDLEDSEGARGKLSFVYNTLFGKGTFVELNSVARTLEGVPDDLPYQMGASYLSVLTFPIPRAILPGKLAGTSELYTRVLRPEIWAAGRGDRVTFFGETIINFGILGVVFGSTLLGALARQVYVRCNRQIDNPYHSAFYAYFVLWLMIVIRGDTAIATWSVLRISLPALLLYQIIVRLSGRSTGGQGKLRETQTART
- a CDS encoding glycosyltransferase family 4 protein, which gives rise to MKSVLFVASFPPPFTGEAVCTRLYYALAGRQSKVDAVNISHGSGVPRKTGSFAWSRFRQIFGSHSEVRKKIAAQPYDILYFVPGATPLGQIKDWLLLLPLSKNRIGEIVAHIHNGNFAKVLRRPLLGMISRLIFRRIDRFILLNQAASRELSPSLPGHKLHVVPNTIDEAMLFTEEAVASRIEERLGRSVWQIYYISNMIREKGYPELAEAAAILARTPTFSFHLHYIGGWPAHASIEEFRQKLQELKLESHVTIHGPIQDRDILRTHLEKADILALPTYYPREAQPMCLLEAANAGVPLVSTRHAGIPEIVEEGYNGFLVQPRDPASLAEAIRKVCSEGAWRTLAENSRRLFLERYSPATNAAAFRKGLYGLD